A single genomic interval of Haloterrigena salifodinae harbors:
- a CDS encoding SPW repeat domain-containing protein, which produces MSTSRTTDTRSPLPDRLVGLAAAIGTWILWSGVILTGTGLIIANNVVFGAAIAFFAAYTAGWPDGGRLPSIAAPAIVVLLALWVVAAPFVLEVSADRLLWSNVIAGVLVALLAAGSIVGGRRSTGSASPST; this is translated from the coding sequence ATGAGCACCAGCCGAACGACCGACACTCGTTCGCCGCTGCCGGACCGACTGGTCGGACTGGCCGCCGCGATCGGCACCTGGATCCTCTGGTCGGGAGTCATACTGACCGGAACCGGACTGATCATTGCCAACAACGTCGTCTTCGGGGCGGCGATCGCCTTCTTCGCCGCCTACACCGCGGGGTGGCCCGACGGCGGTCGGCTCCCGAGTATCGCCGCGCCGGCGATCGTCGTCCTCCTCGCGCTCTGGGTGGTAGCCGCCCCCTTCGTGCTCGAGGTGAGCGCCGATCGGCTCCTCTGGAGTAACGTTATCGCCGGCGTCCTCGTCGCGCTGCTGGCCGCCGGCAGCATCGTCGGCGGTCGCCGATCGACGGGGTCGGCCAGCCCCAGCACCTGA
- a CDS encoding response regulator yields the protein MTSGNDSIEDVIDILLVEPNPGDTRLFTENFRDAKLMNTVHAVSNGDAALDFLHQRGEYADASPPDIILLEPQLPGTSGMDVLAELEGEPIFSDIPVAVLTSSEMGEAIVQSHGLEADFYVRKPVEPADFVSFVDEIEEFWFAIVREPSET from the coding sequence ATGACCAGCGGCAACGACAGCATCGAGGACGTAATCGACATCTTACTCGTCGAGCCGAATCCGGGTGACACCCGGCTGTTCACGGAGAACTTCAGGGACGCGAAGCTCATGAACACCGTCCACGCCGTCTCCAACGGCGACGCCGCCCTCGATTTTCTCCACCAGCGCGGCGAGTACGCCGACGCGTCTCCGCCCGACATCATCTTGCTGGAGCCACAACTCCCCGGTACCAGCGGCATGGACGTCCTCGCCGAACTGGAGGGCGAACCGATCTTCTCTGACATTCCCGTCGCCGTGCTCACGAGTTCGGAGATGGGCGAAGCGATCGTCCAGTCCCACGGCCTCGAGGCGGACTTCTACGTTCGAAAGCCGGTCGAACCGGCGGACTTCGTCTCGTTCGTCGACGAGATCGAGGAGTTCTGGTTCGCGATCGTCCGCGAGCCGTCGGAAACGTGA